A genomic stretch from Natronincola ferrireducens includes:
- a CDS encoding FecCD family ABC transporter permease: protein MKKKRNTYKVFIGLFLLLILVMVTASVVGAANVRIIDSFKIFLSHIPSIGNSIDLSGVPAPHITIISSIRLPRILLAFLVGYGLSVVGVAFQGMLKNPMADPFIIGTSSGAALGAAIAILLKLNTAFLGMGFISVFAFGGALVATLIVYNLAKIKSKVPVTTLLLAGVATGQFFTAIMSFIMVISSKDITSIVFWTMGSFASRGWNHVKIAFLPIFIGTIILYIFAKDLNLLLLGEETAENMGVEVEKTKKVILVTSAFITAVAVSVSGIIGFVGLIIPHMTRMMISADNRILMPASGLVGGIFLIIVDTFARTIISPTEVPVGIITALAGGPFFIYLLRTTKKMI, encoded by the coding sequence ATGAAAAAAAAGAGAAACACCTATAAAGTATTTATTGGATTATTTCTACTGCTAATCCTGGTGATGGTAACTGCTTCCGTAGTAGGAGCTGCTAATGTTAGGATAATAGATAGCTTTAAAATATTTTTATCCCATATCCCCTCCATAGGAAACAGTATAGATTTATCAGGAGTTCCTGCACCCCACATTACTATTATCTCCAGTATTAGACTTCCAAGAATATTACTGGCCTTTCTGGTGGGTTATGGTCTATCAGTGGTGGGGGTTGCCTTCCAAGGTATGCTGAAAAACCCAATGGCAGATCCCTTTATTATCGGAACATCATCTGGAGCGGCGTTGGGGGCAGCTATTGCAATTTTATTAAAGCTTAATACAGCTTTTTTAGGGATGGGATTTATTTCTGTATTTGCCTTTGGAGGAGCCTTAGTAGCAACATTAATTGTTTATAACTTAGCTAAAATAAAATCCAAGGTACCTGTTACCACGCTACTGCTGGCAGGGGTTGCAACTGGACAGTTTTTCACTGCTATTATGTCCTTTATCATGGTGATTTCCTCTAAAGATATAACCAGCATCGTTTTCTGGACAATGGGGAGTTTTGCTTCTAGAGGCTGGAATCATGTAAAAATAGCTTTTTTACCAATTTTTATTGGCACAATAATTTTATATATTTTCGCAAAGGATTTAAATTTATTGCTGTTGGGGGAAGAAACTGCTGAAAACATGGGGGTGGAGGTAGAAAAAACCAAGAAAGTTATTTTAGTCACCAGTGCTTTTATCACAGCTGTAGCTGTTTCTGTAAGTGGCATTATTGGATTTGTGGGATTGATTATTCCCCATATGACTAGAATGATGATTTCTGCTGACAATAGAATTCTTATGCCCGCCAGTGGATTGGTGGGAGGAATTTTTCTTATTATTGTTGATACCTTTGCTAGAACCATTATCTCACCAACAGAAGTTCCAGTGGGAATTATTACTGCTTTAGCAGGGGGCCCCTTCTTTATTTATTTACTAAGAACAACCAAGAAAATGATATAG
- a CDS encoding heme ABC transporter ATP-binding protein, translating into MGKSIEVKDIIFKYNETTILKELNLKIEEKAFTSIIGPNGSGKSTLLKIIAKNLVPHRGNILLGDKDLRDYAAKSLAQEMAVVHQSTEVAYDFSVEDIVLMGRHPHLKRFQREGLRDFQIVKEAMELTNTWHLKERSINEISGGERQRVIIARALAQEPQIILLDEPTSALDIHHQMEVLDLLRQLNEEKGVTIVVVLHDLNLAARYSKEILLLHEGNRITMGKTEEVITVENLKKAYNMEMIVDRNVYTGALQVLPLSTTKTSYQRKTKEKKLHIVCGGGVGKELIQSLYDEGYTMSIGVVNIGDSDWEIANILGLEMAEESPFSPISDDAFEEACRLAEKADITILTSIPIGKGNVKNLSIIQRQLETEKPVYFYKAYESNKKFDYTDGEGEILFGNLLNKGLQVLTSKDKLLKKLEE; encoded by the coding sequence ATGGGAAAATCTATTGAAGTCAAGGATATTATATTTAAGTATAACGAAACTACAATTTTAAAGGAACTAAACTTAAAAATCGAAGAGAAGGCCTTTACCAGTATTATCGGGCCAAATGGTTCGGGGAAGTCTACATTGTTAAAAATCATTGCTAAAAATCTGGTACCCCATAGAGGCAATATACTTTTGGGGGATAAAGATTTAAGGGATTATGCTGCCAAGAGCTTAGCACAGGAGATGGCAGTAGTCCATCAAAGCACGGAGGTAGCTTATGATTTTTCTGTAGAAGATATTGTTCTTATGGGACGACATCCCCATCTCAAAAGGTTTCAAAGGGAGGGGTTAAGGGATTTTCAAATTGTAAAGGAAGCAATGGAGTTAACTAATACATGGCACTTAAAGGAGAGGTCAATTAACGAAATTAGTGGTGGGGAGAGACAACGGGTTATTATAGCTAGAGCCCTAGCACAGGAGCCACAAATTATTTTGTTAGATGAACCTACTTCAGCCCTAGATATCCATCATCAAATGGAAGTATTGGATCTCTTAAGGCAACTAAATGAAGAAAAGGGCGTTACCATTGTAGTGGTACTACATGATTTAAACCTTGCGGCTAGATACAGTAAGGAAATTCTCCTCCTACATGAAGGCAACAGGATCACTATGGGGAAAACAGAAGAAGTTATTACTGTGGAGAATTTAAAGAAGGCCTATAATATGGAAATGATTGTTGATAGAAATGTTTATACAGGAGCCCTCCAGGTACTACCTTTATCAACAACTAAGACTTCTTATCAAAGAAAAACAAAAGAAAAAAAACTTCACATTGTATGTGGTGGTGGAGTAGGTAAGGAGCTTATACAAAGTCTTTATGATGAGGGATATACTATGTCTATAGGGGTTGTCAATATTGGGGATAGTGATTGGGAGATAGCAAATATATTAGGGTTAGAAATGGCAGAAGAAAGCCCTTTTTCCCCTATAAGTGATGATGCCTTTGAGGAGGCCTGTAGGCTGGCAGAGAAGGCTGATATAACCATTCTAACAAGTATTCCTATTGGAAAAGGCAATGTTAAAAATTTATCAATAATCCAGAGGCAGCTAGAAACGGAAAAACCCGTATATTTTTATAAGGCTTATGAATCCAATAAAAAATTTGATTATACCGATGGAGAAGGAGAAATACTTTTTGGAAATTTACTGAACAAAGGGTTACAGGTGTTAACTTCAAAGGATAAGTTACTAAAAAAATTAGAGGAGTGA
- a CDS encoding cobyric acid synthase, with the protein MNKGKSIMLQGTASSVGKSLLTAALCRIFHQEGYRVAPFKSQNMALNSFITEEGLEMGRAQVFQAEAAGIKPSAKMNPILLKPTGDSYAQVIVKGKVYKNMTAVEYHEFKPQLREMIKEVYDGLINSNDIVVIEGAGSPAEINLRDKDIVNMGMAEIADSPVILIGDIDKGGVFASIYGTVMLLTEEERKRIKGVIINKFRGDKRILEPGLKMLEDLTGIPVIGVIPYGDLNIEDEDSVTQRFTRESNKEGKVIVEVIQLPHISNFTDFHVFETLPDVYLRYITSGDRVGNPDLLIIPGSKNTIADLKYLRESGLEKEILRAYEEGSNVFGICGGYQILGQKIKDPLGVESSITEIKGLGLLDVETIFEGEKVTTQVEGRVTFEDEGLMKHCKNTSIKGYEIHMGRTKLGKDVEALVTIDKKLGETVAYKDGAVDKEGRVFGTYLHGIFDEVAFTQRMISNILTKKGLTPSATQPMTFEEFKNKEYDKLAKLVKENLDMNKIYEIMEE; encoded by the coding sequence ATGAATAAAGGAAAGAGTATTATGCTACAGGGGACAGCATCTTCTGTGGGGAAAAGTCTATTGACGGCAGCATTATGTAGAATTTTTCATCAGGAGGGATACAGGGTTGCACCCTTTAAATCCCAAAACATGGCGTTAAATTCCTTTATTACAGAAGAAGGTTTAGAAATGGGACGGGCTCAGGTATTTCAAGCTGAGGCAGCAGGGATAAAGCCCTCCGCCAAGATGAATCCTATTCTACTAAAGCCAACGGGGGATAGTTATGCTCAAGTAATTGTTAAAGGGAAAGTATATAAAAATATGACAGCTGTAGAATACCATGAATTTAAACCTCAACTCCGGGAAATGATTAAAGAGGTTTATGATGGTCTCATTAATAGCAATGATATTGTTGTTATTGAAGGGGCTGGGAGTCCTGCAGAAATAAATTTGCGGGATAAGGATATTGTTAATATGGGGATGGCAGAAATAGCTGATAGTCCTGTTATCCTAATTGGAGATATTGACAAAGGTGGGGTTTTTGCATCCATCTATGGAACCGTTATGCTGTTGACGGAGGAGGAGAGAAAAAGAATTAAAGGGGTTATCATTAATAAGTTCCGTGGTGACAAAAGAATTCTAGAGCCTGGATTAAAAATGCTGGAGGATTTGACAGGAATCCCAGTAATAGGGGTGATTCCATATGGAGATTTAAATATTGAAGATGAAGACAGCGTAACACAACGATTTACTAGGGAGAGCAATAAGGAAGGAAAGGTAATTGTAGAAGTTATTCAACTACCTCATATTTCTAACTTTACGGATTTTCATGTTTTTGAAACCCTACCAGATGTTTATCTCCGTTATATAACAAGTGGGGATAGAGTAGGTAACCCTGATCTCCTAATTATTCCTGGATCAAAAAATACCATTGCTGATTTAAAGTACTTAAGGGAAAGCGGTTTGGAAAAGGAGATTTTAAGGGCTTATGAAGAAGGGAGTAATGTATTTGGCATATGCGGCGGTTATCAAATTTTGGGACAAAAGATTAAAGATCCATTAGGAGTTGAAAGTAGTATCACAGAGATAAAAGGTCTAGGTTTATTGGATGTAGAAACTATTTTTGAGGGAGAAAAAGTTACAACTCAGGTGGAGGGAAGGGTTACCTTTGAAGATGAAGGATTGATGAAGCATTGTAAAAACACATCAATAAAGGGCTATGAGATCCATATGGGAAGAACAAAGCTAGGTAAGGATGTAGAAGCTTTGGTAACCATTGATAAAAAGCTGGGGGAAACAGTTGCATACAAGGATGGGGCTGTGGATAAAGAGGGTAGGGTTTTTGGCACCTATCTCCACGGTATATTTGATGAAGTAGCTTTTACCCAAAGGATGATCTCCAATATTCTAACAAAAAAAGGGCTTACCCCTTCAGCAACACAACCCATGACCTTTGAGGAATTTAAAAATAAAGAGTATGACAAACTAGCAAAGCTGGTGAAGGAAAATTTAGATATGAATAAAATATATGAAATTATGGAGGAATAG
- the cbiB gene encoding adenosylcobinamide-phosphate synthase CbiB — protein sequence MGILLSAYILDLFLGDPQGFPHPVRFIGSFITYLENKLLYLEKSKKHQFIMGILLTIIIVTVSYTITFTIIKLAYIYNIYLGIILSILLGYTTLATKSLDKETRRVYEALKGSPIESARTALSYIVGRETKDLEEEEIVRATVETIGENISDGIIAPMFYFFLGGVPLAMAYKAINTLDSMVGYRNDKYMYFGRFSARLDDVVNYIPARLTAIFIVIAAGFRRKNYRRALNTVMKDANKHSSPNAGYPEAAVAGALGIQLGGENTYFGQKVQKPTIGEAHEKLNRTYILQTIDLMYWTSGTAIVLFVIIKILMGDL from the coding sequence ATGGGGATTTTATTAAGTGCTTACATCTTAGATTTATTCCTAGGAGATCCTCAAGGCTTTCCCCATCCGGTGCGATTTATTGGGAGTTTTATCACCTACTTAGAAAATAAATTATTATATTTAGAAAAAAGTAAAAAACATCAATTTATCATGGGAATCCTTCTTACGATTATCATTGTTACAGTAAGCTATACAATAACCTTTACTATCATTAAATTAGCCTACATTTATAATATATATTTAGGAATTATCCTTTCTATCCTTCTAGGTTATACCACCTTAGCCACCAAGAGCTTGGACAAAGAGACTAGAAGGGTTTATGAGGCATTAAAAGGCAGTCCTATAGAATCTGCAAGAACAGCTTTATCCTATATTGTAGGACGAGAAACAAAGGATTTAGAGGAAGAGGAAATTGTAAGGGCCACCGTTGAAACCATTGGGGAAAATATTTCTGATGGCATCATTGCTCCTATGTTTTATTTTTTCTTAGGGGGAGTACCCTTAGCTATGGCCTACAAGGCCATCAATACCTTGGATTCTATGGTGGGTTATAGGAATGACAAATATATGTATTTTGGAAGGTTTTCTGCTAGACTAGATGATGTAGTGAACTATATTCCTGCAAGGTTGACAGCTATATTCATTGTAATAGCTGCGGGTTTTAGGAGAAAAAATTATAGGAGGGCTTTAAATACAGTAATGAAGGATGCCAATAAACATAGTAGTCCCAATGCTGGTTATCCTGAAGCTGCAGTAGCAGGGGCATTGGGGATACAGCTAGGTGGAGAAAATACATATTTTGGGCAAAAGGTCCAAAAGCCTACTATAGGAGAGGCTCATGAAAAGCTAAATAGAACCTATATTCTCCAAACCATAGACTTAATGTACTGGACCTCTGGAACAGCTATTGTTTTATTTGTTATAATAAAAATATTGATGGGGGATTTATAA
- the cobD gene encoding threonine-phosphate decarboxylase CobD: protein MLHGGNLFEIQRKCNIDKNSLLDYSANINPLGVPATLKTLITNRINDLEHYPDIYYHELKYAIATYYSLSIEDIFVGNGAAQIIFDSIHTLRPQKSILLAPTFSEYERALKSCNTAIVKHQLKEEENFDLDIDKFIKEIDDSIDLIVLCNPNNPTSRLITTKGLEKILQKSREVNAYLIIDEAFMDFVEDQQCYSMLDKYRDYTNLIIVRAFTKFYGVPGLRLGFGVCRNSGLIEQLHQRMLPWSLNTFAGYFGEVLRSETTYVEKTHQWLQQEKKRFVEELKKIEGLKVFSPSVNFILIKILVAGFDVPQLKQRMLEKNILIRDCSTFDNLDKKFFRIAVKSRIHNEIFTKTLMEVMKQ from the coding sequence ATGTTACATGGTGGAAATCTATTTGAAATTCAAAGAAAATGTAATATAGATAAGAATAGCCTTTTAGATTATAGTGCAAATATTAATCCCTTAGGGGTACCGGCTACTTTAAAAACACTGATTACCAATAGGATAAATGATCTAGAGCATTATCCAGATATCTATTATCATGAGTTAAAGTATGCAATTGCTACATACTATTCCCTTTCCATAGAGGATATTTTTGTAGGTAATGGTGCAGCACAAATCATCTTTGATAGTATCCATACACTACGACCCCAAAAAAGTATTTTACTGGCCCCTACCTTCAGTGAATATGAGAGGGCATTGAAATCCTGTAATACTGCTATTGTAAAACATCAGTTGAAGGAAGAGGAAAATTTTGATTTAGATATAGATAAATTTATAAAGGAAATAGATGATTCTATTGACTTAATCGTCCTCTGCAATCCCAATAATCCTACCAGTAGGTTGATTACAACAAAAGGTTTAGAAAAAATTCTGCAAAAATCTAGGGAAGTAAATGCTTATTTAATTATAGATGAGGCTTTTATGGATTTTGTGGAGGATCAACAGTGTTATAGTATGCTGGACAAGTATAGGGATTACACAAACTTAATTATTGTACGGGCATTTACAAAATTCTATGGCGTTCCTGGCTTGAGATTAGGCTTTGGGGTTTGTAGGAATAGTGGACTTATAGAACAGCTTCATCAACGAATGCTGCCCTGGAGCTTAAATACCTTTGCGGGGTATTTTGGTGAAGTGTTGCGGTCGGAAACAACCTATGTAGAAAAAACCCATCAATGGTTACAGCAGGAAAAGAAAAGGTTTGTAGAAGAATTAAAGAAAATAGAAGGATTAAAGGTATTTTCCCCCTCTGTTAATTTCATTCTTATTAAAATTTTAGTTGCTGGTTTTGACGTTCCTCAACTAAAACAAAGGATGCTTGAAAAAAATATTTTGATTCGAGATTGTAGTACCTTTGACAATCTTGATAAAAAGTTTTTTAGAATAGCGGTTAAAAGTAGAATACATAATGAAATTTTTACAAAAACTTTAATGGAAGTCATGAAGCAATAG
- a CDS encoding transcriptional regulator PerR: MDNLVKILKDNKCKITPQRIAIYHAVRDSNDHPNAEAIYKKLAPTYPTISLATVYKSLELFAELKLIQVINIGENSFRYDSNTSCHPHVVCNQCQKVEDLDNEFFQHLSGRVESLSNYKITNQQLCFYGTCSDCPS; encoded by the coding sequence ATGGATAATCTTGTAAAAATATTAAAGGATAATAAATGTAAAATCACACCACAACGCATTGCGATATATCATGCTGTCAGGGATAGTAACGATCATCCAAATGCTGAAGCCATCTATAAGAAGCTTGCCCCTACCTATCCTACTATTAGCTTGGCTACCGTCTATAAATCCTTAGAACTTTTTGCAGAATTAAAGCTCATTCAAGTCATTAATATTGGGGAAAACAGCTTTAGATATGATTCAAACACCTCCTGTCACCCCCATGTTGTTTGTAATCAATGTCAAAAAGTTGAAGACCTAGATAATGAGTTTTTTCAACATCTTTCTGGAAGGGTAGAAAGCTTATCTAATTATAAAATTACCAATCAACAGCTTTGTTTTTATGGTACCTGCTCTGATTGTCCATCTTAA
- a CDS encoding Cof-type HAD-IIB family hydrolase, translating into MNYRLIVVDMDGTLLSNKHDISEENKRVLKEAMARGVKVAIATGRIYTSARFYAKILGIATPIIACNGAFIRDDDRDKVIYCNPMKQEDVIKIAKLCKDHEIYFQFYGQDKMYIEELKYSARKYYEWNLKQERENQIQIIRLDDTMTYLQENDIKVLKMIIMDEDLEKLAKVKKSIEEISSIEINKSWYDNIEIMNKGVSKGQAIKALGEILNISKEEIIAFGDNYNDLSMKDYVKTFVAMGNGEEYVKQQASYITADNDKDGVAEGIRRLVFGQESP; encoded by the coding sequence GTGAACTATAGATTAATTGTAGTAGATATGGATGGAACTTTGTTAAGTAACAAACATGATATAAGTGAAGAAAATAAAAGAGTATTGAAGGAGGCTATGGCAAGGGGAGTAAAGGTAGCCATTGCTACTGGAAGAATTTATACATCAGCAAGGTTCTATGCAAAAATACTTGGAATTGCAACCCCTATCATTGCCTGTAATGGAGCTTTTATACGGGATGATGATAGAGATAAAGTGATTTACTGTAATCCAATGAAGCAAGAAGATGTAATAAAAATTGCTAAATTATGCAAAGATCATGAAATTTATTTTCAGTTTTATGGCCAGGATAAGATGTATATTGAAGAATTAAAATATAGTGCTAGAAAATATTATGAATGGAATCTAAAGCAAGAGAGAGAAAATCAAATACAAATAATAAGATTAGATGATACAATGACATATTTACAGGAAAATGATATAAAAGTATTAAAGATGATAATCATGGATGAAGATTTAGAAAAGCTGGCAAAGGTGAAAAAGAGCATTGAAGAAATTTCTTCTATAGAAATCAATAAGTCTTGGTACGATAATATAGAGATTATGAATAAAGGTGTATCGAAGGGACAAGCCATTAAAGCACTAGGAGAAATTTTAAATATATCTAAGGAAGAAATTATTGCCTTTGGGGATAATTATAACGACTTATCTATGAAGGATTACGTAAAAACCTTTGTAGCAATGGGAAATGGAGAGGAATATGTGAAACAACAGGCCAGTTATATTACGGCTGACAACGATAAGGATGGAGTAGCTGAAGGAATTAGAAGACTTGTATTTGGGCAGGAAAGTCCTTAA
- a CDS encoding DUF362 domain-containing protein yields MRKRRVEEPIVSITHNKIEELSIVEALQLLPIDDILKEGDRVVITPNWVKANPPYTATVVGPQSLKKLIQYVKTKNPGSIIVATGSGGDDTLRVFNTVGYHEVIETEKVEFIDLNYGPYTELALDHRIIKTTKINNLLENIDVLISFTQLKQHEEATISASIKNIALGWPPAEIHGFPKKKLGIHEDLHGFIVAMAKKIPIDLALVSLDKTMIGTGPSDGKAVNTEGLIIAATDAVAADAIGARLLGFLPQAVQYIYQLYKEGIGEADPTNMTIRGLTLEESEKLFSKAAYGQEIVLDQNNIIKNIHGGQ; encoded by the coding sequence ATGAGGAAAAGAAGAGTAGAAGAACCAATTGTAAGTATCACCCATAATAAAATCGAGGAGCTTTCCATAGTAGAGGCCCTTCAGTTATTGCCTATAGATGACATTTTAAAGGAAGGGGACAGAGTAGTAATTACCCCCAATTGGGTAAAGGCAAACCCCCCCTACACTGCTACGGTTGTAGGGCCCCAAAGCTTAAAAAAGCTAATACAATATGTAAAAACCAAAAATCCTGGGAGTATTATTGTGGCTACAGGGTCTGGTGGGGATGATACACTAAGGGTATTTAACACAGTAGGTTATCATGAAGTTATTGAGACGGAGAAGGTAGAATTCATTGATTTAAACTATGGTCCCTATACAGAGCTAGCGTTAGACCATAGGATTATTAAAACTACAAAGATTAATAATCTCTTAGAAAATATCGATGTCCTCATAAGCTTCACCCAGTTGAAACAGCATGAGGAGGCCACCATCAGTGCCTCAATAAAAAACATTGCGTTAGGCTGGCCCCCTGCTGAAATCCATGGGTTTCCTAAAAAAAAGTTAGGCATACATGAGGATTTACATGGCTTTATTGTAGCTATGGCAAAAAAAATTCCTATTGACTTAGCCCTCGTAAGCCTAGATAAAACCATGATAGGTACAGGACCCTCTGATGGGAAAGCAGTGAACACGGAAGGGTTAATAATAGCAGCAACAGATGCAGTGGCAGCTGATGCCATAGGTGCTAGACTTTTAGGATTTTTACCTCAAGCTGTTCAATATATCTATCAACTGTACAAAGAGGGCATAGGAGAAGCAGATCCAACAAATATGACCATAAGGGGACTTACTTTAGAGGAGTCAGAAAAGCTATTTTCTAAAGCAGCCTATGGTCAAGAGATTGTTTTGGATCAAAATAATATTATAAAAAATATTCATGGAGGTCAATGA
- a CDS encoding DegV family protein, translating to MRNVQIITDSTSDLSLELLKTNNIDVVPLYVVFEEHTYKDGIEITTEDLYKKVNDTGELPKTSAPTPGDFHEVFKYHIEQNKDILYMGLSSQLSTTIQNAKIAASEFPEGRIEIIDSLNLSAGIGLLALKAVDLTKEGLNVQQIAAKIREQLPKVKTFFAVNTLEYLQKGGRCSSVQSFIGNMLKIRPILKLVDGKIILHQKTRGKREKTLNALIEEILKDKDLIDLDRMIVNHSLAPEDAVYLKEELEKALSIKEIVFLKAGCVISSHSGPQTVGVMYNVR from the coding sequence ATGAGGAATGTACAAATTATTACCGATAGTACCAGTGACCTTTCTTTAGAGCTTCTCAAAACAAATAATATTGATGTTGTGCCTTTATATGTGGTCTTTGAAGAACATACCTATAAGGATGGGATAGAAATTACAACAGAGGATTTATACAAAAAGGTCAATGATACAGGAGAACTCCCCAAAACTTCTGCACCCACCCCAGGTGATTTTCATGAAGTATTTAAATATCATATTGAGCAAAATAAAGATATTTTGTATATGGGATTATCCTCCCAGCTTTCAACAACTATACAAAACGCTAAAATTGCTGCATCAGAGTTTCCTGAAGGAAGAATAGAGATTATTGACTCCCTCAATTTATCTGCTGGTATAGGTTTGTTAGCTTTAAAAGCTGTCGATTTAACTAAAGAGGGATTAAATGTTCAACAGATTGCTGCTAAAATTCGTGAACAGCTTCCAAAGGTAAAAACCTTTTTTGCTGTTAACACATTGGAGTATCTGCAAAAGGGTGGTCGATGCTCTTCAGTTCAAAGCTTTATAGGCAACATGTTGAAGATCAGACCTATTTTAAAGTTAGTAGATGGAAAAATTATTCTTCATCAAAAGACCAGAGGTAAACGAGAAAAAACCCTTAATGCATTAATTGAAGAAATTTTGAAGGATAAAGATCTTATAGATTTAGATAGAATGATTGTTAATCATTCTCTAGCTCCTGAAGATGCAGTTTATTTAAAGGAGGAACTTGAAAAAGCCCTTTCTATAAAGGAGATAGTATTCTTAAAGGCCGGATGTGTTATATCCAGCCATAGTGGTCCTCAAACAGTAGGGGTTATGTATAATGTTAGATAG
- a CDS encoding small, acid-soluble spore protein, alpha/beta type, with amino-acid sequence MDKKIIKQEERKQSVAKNYEIAKELGIDKGDLPSRVIGYYGGAIGGLMTRRLIEMGEKNLINKK; translated from the coding sequence GTGGATAAAAAAATAATCAAACAGGAAGAAAGAAAACAGTCTGTTGCTAAAAATTATGAAATAGCTAAAGAACTAGGAATCGATAAAGGTGATCTACCTTCTCGAGTAATAGGTTATTATGGAGGCGCTATTGGTGGTCTTATGACAAGACGATTAATTGAAATGGGGGAAAAAAATTTAATCAATAAAAAATAG
- a CDS encoding peptidoglycan recognition protein family protein: MIGIIPKLKVDYVPVDSPNRPGTSSDIQWITVHNTANPNSTAQNERDYVAWRPDKASFHYAVDDKEAIAIIPEEEIAWHTGTAEGNRTSIGIEICESGDQEKTYKHAVGFIAKLLNDRNWGADRLRTHKSWSGKECPRRLLSTWDKFLKDVEMTLNNLRKDIELDTKDKWKLEGIEYLAEKGLLNDLKGWTEKINDPMPVWGVTLLLKNVHQDLMKKLKGE; the protein is encoded by the coding sequence ATGATAGGAATTATACCCAAGTTAAAAGTAGATTATGTTCCTGTAGATAGTCCCAATAGACCAGGAACTTCTAGTGACATCCAGTGGATTACTGTTCATAATACTGCTAATCCCAATAGTACTGCTCAAAATGAACGGGATTATGTGGCTTGGAGACCTGACAAAGCCAGCTTTCACTATGCAGTGGATGACAAAGAAGCAATTGCCATTATTCCAGAGGAGGAGATAGCTTGGCATACAGGAACTGCAGAGGGAAATAGAACTAGTATAGGAATTGAAATTTGTGAATCCGGTGATCAAGAAAAGACCTATAAACATGCAGTAGGATTTATTGCAAAGCTGTTAAATGACAGAAATTGGGGCGCTGATAGATTAAGAACGCATAAAAGCTGGAGTGGAAAAGAATGTCCCAGGAGATTATTAAGTACATGGGATAAATTTTTAAAAGATGTAGAAATGACTTTAAACAACTTAAGAAAGGATATAGAGTTAGATACAAAAGATAAATGGAAATTAGAAGGAATTGAATATTTGGCAGAAAAGGGGCTTTTAAATGACCTCAAAGGGTGGACAGAAAAAATAAATGACCCTATGCCAGTATGGGGGGTAACCCTATTACTAAAAAATGTACACCAGGACTTAATGAAAAAGTTAAAGGGAGAATAA
- a CDS encoding QueT transporter family protein: protein MKRTKFLTQAAMIAAIYVVMVEVFKPFAYGMVQVRIAEALTVLPFFTAAAIPGLTIGVIVSNIIGPYGMIDIVFGSLATFMAAYLSYRMPKKALVPLPPVLVNAVIIGAMLYFIFLGTPDEMPLLPIMGWVGLGQIVACYGLGYPLMNILEKYKDKIFR, encoded by the coding sequence ATGAAAAGAACAAAGTTTTTAACCCAAGCTGCCATGATTGCAGCCATTTATGTTGTGATGGTGGAGGTATTTAAACCCTTTGCCTATGGTATGGTGCAGGTGAGGATAGCTGAAGCATTAACCGTGCTACCATTTTTCACTGCCGCAGCCATTCCAGGTTTAACAATAGGTGTAATTGTATCAAATATTATAGGCCCCTACGGCATGATAGACATCGTATTTGGAAGCTTGGCAACCTTCATGGCTGCATATCTTTCCTATAGGATGCCTAAAAAAGCCTTGGTGCCTCTACCACCAGTATTAGTAAATGCAGTAATTATTGGGGCTATGCTTTATTTTATCTTCCTAGGCACTCCAGATGAGATGCCATTACTCCCTATTATGGGATGGGTTGGGTTAGGACAGATAGTAGCATGCTATGGATTAGGATATCCATTAATGAATATTCTAGAAAAATATAAAGATAAGATTTTTAGATAA